A single window of Malus sylvestris chromosome 5, drMalSylv7.2, whole genome shotgun sequence DNA harbors:
- the LOC126623467 gene encoding probable CoA ligase CCL6 isoform X1, protein MAFVVKVEESRPAADERPSAGPVYRSIYAKDGLMELPEGLESPWQFLSVSAKKYPNNPMLGRREVTDKKVGPYVWLTYQEVYDSAIRIGSAIRSRGVNPGDRCGIYGSNCPRWLTAMEACNSQAITYVPLYDTLGANAVEFIINHAEVSIAFVQDNKLPSVLSCLPNCSTNFKTIVSFENVSSTQKEEAEGLGVSCFSWEEFSQLGNADCELPPKRKTDICTIMYTSGTTGEPKGVIISNRAILAEVLSVEQLLFLTDRVCTEEDSYFSFLPLAHIYDQIMESYCIYKGSSVGFWRGDIRFLLEDLQELRPTMFCGVPRVYDRIYSGIVNKVSSGGVLKKTLFQYAYNYKLANLEKGLPQEKAAPLLDKLVFDKIKQVLGGRLRLLLSGAAPLPRHVEEFFRVTSCSTLSQGYGLTESCGGCFTSISNVFPMIGTVGVPVTTIEARLESVPAMGYDALSSVPRGEICLRGTTLFSGYHKREDLTEEVLIDGWFHTGDIGEWQADGSMKIIDRKKNIYKLSQGEYVAVENIESKYLQCPLITSIWVYGNSFESFLVAVVVPDSKAMEHWAAEYHLTDDFKSLCQNSKARKYILDELNSTGQKQHLRGFELLKAVHLEPNPFDMERDLITPTFKLKRPQLLKYYKDCIDKLYSEGKGARP, encoded by the exons ATGGCTTTCGTAGTGAAGGTTGAGGAATCGAGGCCAGCTGCCGACGAGAGGCCATCCGCTGGGCCGGTGTATCGGAGCATTTACGCTAAAGATGGTCTCATGGAGTTGCCGGAGGGGTTGGAATCTCCTTGGCAGTTTTTAAG TGTCTCTGCTAAGAAGTATCCAAACAACCCAATGCTTGGGCGGCGCGAAGTCACAGACAAAAAG GTGGGTCCCTATGTGTGGCTTACGTACCAAGAAGTTTATGATTCTGCCATTCGAATTGGTTCAGCCATCAGAAGCCGGGGTGTTAATCCT GGGGATCGCTGCGGTATATATGGATCAAACTGCCCCCGGTGGCTTACTGCAATGGAG GCCTGTAATAGCCAAGCCATAACATATGTTCCACTCTATGACACGCTTG GTGCAAATGCAGTTGAGTTCATCATCAATCATGCTGAAGTTTCAATAGCTTTTGTTCAAGACAACAAACTCCCTTCT GTTCTGTCATGCCTTCCAAATTGTTCTACCAATTTTAAAA CAATTGTCAGTTTTGAAAATGTTTCTAGCACTCAAAAGGAGGAAGCTGAGGGACTAGGGGTATCTTGTTTTTCTTGGGAGGAATTCTCTCAGTTG GGAAATGCAGATTGTGAACTACCTCCGAAACGGAAGACTGACATTTGCACTATAATGTATACAAGTGGGACAACTGGAGAACCAAAAGGTGTAATTATTAGTAACAGAGCAATTCTGGCAGAAGTATTGTCTGTGGAGCAACTACTTTTTCTAACAGATAGAGTG TGTACAGAAGAAGATTCATATTTTTCCTTTCTTCCATTGGCCCATATATATGACCAAATAATGGAGAGCTATTGCATCTACAAAGGATCCTCAGTAGGCTTCTGGCGAGGA GATATCAGATTTCTACTCGAGGACCTTCAGGAACTAAGGCCTACTATGTTTTGTGGGGTACCTAGAGTGTATGATCGCATATACTCTG GTATTGTTAACAAAGTTTCATCTGGGGGTGTATTGAAGAAGACATTATTCCAATATGCTTATAACTA CAAGTTGGCAAACCTGGAAAAGGGTCTCCCACAAGAAAAAGCAGCACCTCTCTTGGACAAACTTGTCTTTGATAAG ATAAAACAAGTATTGGGGGGACGACTTCGTCTATTGTTGTCTGGTGCTGCACCCTTGCCTAGGCATGTGGAGGAATTTTTTAGGGTCACCAGCTGCAGCACTTTATCCCAAGGATATG GCCTTACTGAAAGCTGTGGTGGCTGCTTCACGTCCATTAGCAATGTTTTTCCTATGATCGGAACTGTCGGTGTCCCTGTCACAACTATTGAAGCAAGGCTTGAGTCAGTGCCGGCAATGGGATACGATGCACTTTCCAGTGTACCCCGTGGAGAAATTTGCCTGAGAGGAACAACCTTGTTTTCTGGTTACCATAAGCGAGAAGATCTAACAGAGGAAGTCCTTATTGATGGGTGGTTTCATACAG GTGACATTGGAGAATGGCAGGCAGATGgatcaatgaaaatcatagataggaaaaaaaatatatataaactatCGCAAGGTGAATATGTTGCCGTGGAAAACATTGAAAGCAAATACTTGCAATGTCCTCTTATCACATCG ATTTGGGTTTATGGGAACAGCTTCGAGTCATTTCTTGTTGCTGTGGTGGTCCCTGACAGTAAGGCAATGGAGCATTGGGCAGCAGAGTATCACTTGACtgatgatttcaaatcattatGTCAAAACTCGAAGGCAAGAAAGTACATTTTGGATGAGCTTAATAGTACTGGTCAGAAACAGCAT CTTCGAGGTTTTGAGCTGTTAAAAGCAGTTCACTTGGAACCGAATCCCTTTGACATGGAGAGGGATCTCATAACTCCAACATTCAAACTGAAGAGACCACAGCTGCTTAAATATTACAAG GACTGTATCGATAAACTTTACAGTGAAGGAAAGGGAGCAAGGCCGTGA
- the LOC126623467 gene encoding probable CoA ligase CCL6 isoform X2: MAFVVKVEESRPAADERPSAGPVYRSIYAKDGLMELPEGLESPWQFLSVSAKKYPNNPMLGRREVTDKKVGPYVWLTYQEVYDSAIRIGSAIRSRGVNPGDRCGIYGSNCPRWLTAMEACNSQAITYVPLYDTLGANAVEFIINHAEVSIAFVQDNKLPSVLSCLPNCSTNFKTIVSFENVSSTQKEEAEGLGVSCFSWEEFSQLGNADCELPPKRKTDICTIMYTSGTTGEPKGVIISNRAILAEVLSVEQLLFLTDRVCTEEDSYFSFLPLAHIYDQIMESYCIYKGSSVGFWRGDIRFLLEDLQELRPTMFCGVPRVYDRIYSGIVNKVSSGGVLKKTLFQYAYNYKLANLEKGLPQEKAAPLLDKLVFDKIKQVLGGRLRLLLSGAAPLPRHVEEFFRVTSCSTLSQGYGLTESCGGCFTSISNVFPMIGTVGVPVTTIEARLESVPAMGYDALSSVPRGEICLRGTTLFSGYHKREDLTEEVLIDGWFHTGDIGEWQADGSMKIIDRKKNIYKLSQGEYVAVENIESKYLQCPLITSIWVYGNSFESFLVAVVVPDSKAMEHWAAEYHLTDDFKSLCQNSKLRGFELLKAVHLEPNPFDMERDLITPTFKLKRPQLLKYYKDCIDKLYSEGKGARP, encoded by the exons ATGGCTTTCGTAGTGAAGGTTGAGGAATCGAGGCCAGCTGCCGACGAGAGGCCATCCGCTGGGCCGGTGTATCGGAGCATTTACGCTAAAGATGGTCTCATGGAGTTGCCGGAGGGGTTGGAATCTCCTTGGCAGTTTTTAAG TGTCTCTGCTAAGAAGTATCCAAACAACCCAATGCTTGGGCGGCGCGAAGTCACAGACAAAAAG GTGGGTCCCTATGTGTGGCTTACGTACCAAGAAGTTTATGATTCTGCCATTCGAATTGGTTCAGCCATCAGAAGCCGGGGTGTTAATCCT GGGGATCGCTGCGGTATATATGGATCAAACTGCCCCCGGTGGCTTACTGCAATGGAG GCCTGTAATAGCCAAGCCATAACATATGTTCCACTCTATGACACGCTTG GTGCAAATGCAGTTGAGTTCATCATCAATCATGCTGAAGTTTCAATAGCTTTTGTTCAAGACAACAAACTCCCTTCT GTTCTGTCATGCCTTCCAAATTGTTCTACCAATTTTAAAA CAATTGTCAGTTTTGAAAATGTTTCTAGCACTCAAAAGGAGGAAGCTGAGGGACTAGGGGTATCTTGTTTTTCTTGGGAGGAATTCTCTCAGTTG GGAAATGCAGATTGTGAACTACCTCCGAAACGGAAGACTGACATTTGCACTATAATGTATACAAGTGGGACAACTGGAGAACCAAAAGGTGTAATTATTAGTAACAGAGCAATTCTGGCAGAAGTATTGTCTGTGGAGCAACTACTTTTTCTAACAGATAGAGTG TGTACAGAAGAAGATTCATATTTTTCCTTTCTTCCATTGGCCCATATATATGACCAAATAATGGAGAGCTATTGCATCTACAAAGGATCCTCAGTAGGCTTCTGGCGAGGA GATATCAGATTTCTACTCGAGGACCTTCAGGAACTAAGGCCTACTATGTTTTGTGGGGTACCTAGAGTGTATGATCGCATATACTCTG GTATTGTTAACAAAGTTTCATCTGGGGGTGTATTGAAGAAGACATTATTCCAATATGCTTATAACTA CAAGTTGGCAAACCTGGAAAAGGGTCTCCCACAAGAAAAAGCAGCACCTCTCTTGGACAAACTTGTCTTTGATAAG ATAAAACAAGTATTGGGGGGACGACTTCGTCTATTGTTGTCTGGTGCTGCACCCTTGCCTAGGCATGTGGAGGAATTTTTTAGGGTCACCAGCTGCAGCACTTTATCCCAAGGATATG GCCTTACTGAAAGCTGTGGTGGCTGCTTCACGTCCATTAGCAATGTTTTTCCTATGATCGGAACTGTCGGTGTCCCTGTCACAACTATTGAAGCAAGGCTTGAGTCAGTGCCGGCAATGGGATACGATGCACTTTCCAGTGTACCCCGTGGAGAAATTTGCCTGAGAGGAACAACCTTGTTTTCTGGTTACCATAAGCGAGAAGATCTAACAGAGGAAGTCCTTATTGATGGGTGGTTTCATACAG GTGACATTGGAGAATGGCAGGCAGATGgatcaatgaaaatcatagataggaaaaaaaatatatataaactatCGCAAGGTGAATATGTTGCCGTGGAAAACATTGAAAGCAAATACTTGCAATGTCCTCTTATCACATCG ATTTGGGTTTATGGGAACAGCTTCGAGTCATTTCTTGTTGCTGTGGTGGTCCCTGACAGTAAGGCAATGGAGCATTGGGCAGCAGAGTATCACTTGACtgatgatttcaaatcattatGTCAAAACTCGAAG CTTCGAGGTTTTGAGCTGTTAAAAGCAGTTCACTTGGAACCGAATCCCTTTGACATGGAGAGGGATCTCATAACTCCAACATTCAAACTGAAGAGACCACAGCTGCTTAAATATTACAAG GACTGTATCGATAAACTTTACAGTGAAGGAAAGGGAGCAAGGCCGTGA